The Mycobacteriales bacterium genome contains a region encoding:
- the mfd gene encoding transcription-repair coupling factor, with amino-acid sequence MAVPGLAELLAREPALARAADRAGDAEVGLTAPAPLRPFAIAALARRTQRLVLAVTATGREAEDLTAALRCLLPPDSVAEYPAWETLPHERLSPRADTVGRRIAVLRRLAHADEDGPLRVVVAPVRSVLQPQVKGLGDLPPLTLAKGATVELDEMVERLVGYCYARVDLVEKRGEFAVRGGILDVFPPTEEHPVRVELWGDEVEDVRYFAAGTQRSLEPAERLWAPPCRELLLTDEVRARAAKLATDHPELVEMLDKLADGTPVEGMEALAPVLVDDLVLLVEELPAGAHVLVCDPERVRTRAEELTRTSEEFLEASWAAAAGGGTAPVDLGAAAYREVADVRDTAVAQGIPWWTLSPFAADEDDPYVVDARAHEPYVGDMEKLVADARDWARDGWRVVFVTEGHGPAERLAEVLREHDLGVRAEPDLDAEPEPGITVSNAVFEHGFVAPGLRLAVVTETDFAGQRSATKDMRRMPSRRRNAVDLLTLKPGDYVVHEQHGVGRYVQMEKRTVNGGEREYLVLEYAKGDQLRVPTDSLDLVTRYVGGEAPTLHRIGGSDWAKAKGRARKAVREIAAELIRLYSARMASPGHQYGPDTPWQRELEDAFPYHETPDQLAAINEVKADMESPVPMDRVICGDVGYGKTEIAVRAAFKAVMDGKQVAVLVPTTLLAQQHFQTFAERFAQFPVTVKGVSRFNTQKEQDAILAGVAEGTVDVVIGTHRLLSANTKFKDLGLVVVDEEQRFGVEHKEYLKRLRTSVDVLTMSATPIPRTLEMSITGIRELSTIDTPPEERHPVLTFVGPYDEKQIGAAIRRELLREGQVFFVHNRVDSIEKAGQRLRELVPEARVQTAHGQMNEDALERVMVDFWEKRFDVLVCTTIVESGLDIANANTLIVERADALGLSQLHQLRGRVGRGRERAYAYFLSPPEKPLTELAYDRLQTIAQNAELGAGMAVALKDLEIRGAGNLLGGEQSGHIAAVGFDLYVRLVGEAVAEFKGEAKAEEAEVKVNLPVDAALPHSYVPEERLRIQAYGRIAAAHDADALAQVREELADRYGPLPAQVENLMAVAAFRNKARALGITEVSVQGSAVRLAPFELRESQTLRLQRLYKGAIVKQAVRTVLVPKPDVRDTALLDWCTELLDVVLEGATT; translated from the coding sequence GTGGCCGTTCCCGGACTCGCCGAGCTGCTCGCGCGCGAGCCCGCCCTCGCCCGCGCCGCCGACCGCGCCGGCGACGCCGAGGTGGGGCTGACCGCGCCGGCGCCGCTGCGGCCGTTCGCGATCGCCGCGCTGGCGCGGCGGACGCAACGCCTCGTGCTCGCGGTGACCGCGACCGGCCGGGAGGCGGAGGACCTGACGGCGGCGCTGCGCTGCCTGCTGCCGCCGGACAGCGTCGCGGAGTACCCGGCGTGGGAGACGTTGCCGCACGAACGCCTCTCGCCCCGCGCCGACACCGTCGGTCGCCGCATCGCGGTGCTGCGCCGGCTGGCGCACGCCGACGAGGACGGGCCGTTGCGCGTCGTCGTCGCCCCGGTGCGCAGCGTGCTGCAGCCGCAGGTGAAGGGGCTCGGTGACCTGCCGCCGCTGACGCTCGCGAAGGGCGCGACCGTCGAGCTGGACGAGATGGTCGAACGCCTCGTCGGCTACTGCTACGCCCGCGTCGACCTGGTGGAGAAGCGCGGCGAGTTCGCGGTGCGCGGCGGCATCCTCGACGTGTTCCCGCCGACGGAGGAGCACCCGGTCCGGGTCGAGCTGTGGGGCGACGAGGTCGAGGACGTCCGCTACTTCGCCGCCGGCACGCAACGCAGCCTGGAGCCGGCGGAGCGGCTGTGGGCGCCGCCGTGCCGCGAGCTGCTGCTGACCGACGAGGTGCGCGCCCGCGCCGCGAAGCTCGCCACCGACCACCCGGAGCTGGTCGAGATGCTCGACAAGCTCGCCGACGGCACGCCGGTCGAGGGCATGGAGGCGCTGGCGCCGGTGCTGGTCGACGACCTGGTGCTGCTCGTGGAGGAGCTGCCGGCCGGCGCGCACGTGCTCGTCTGCGACCCGGAGCGCGTCCGCACCCGCGCGGAGGAGCTGACCCGGACGAGCGAGGAGTTCCTCGAGGCGTCGTGGGCGGCCGCGGCGGGCGGCGGGACGGCGCCGGTCGACCTCGGCGCGGCGGCGTACCGCGAGGTCGCCGACGTGCGCGACACGGCGGTCGCGCAGGGCATCCCGTGGTGGACGCTGTCGCCGTTCGCGGCGGACGAGGACGACCCGTACGTCGTGGACGCCCGCGCGCACGAGCCGTACGTCGGCGACATGGAGAAGCTCGTCGCCGACGCCCGCGACTGGGCGCGCGACGGCTGGCGCGTGGTGTTCGTGACCGAGGGCCACGGCCCGGCCGAACGCCTCGCCGAGGTGCTGCGCGAGCACGACCTGGGCGTGCGCGCCGAGCCGGACCTCGACGCCGAGCCGGAGCCCGGGATCACGGTGAGCAACGCCGTGTTCGAGCACGGCTTCGTCGCGCCGGGGCTGCGGCTCGCGGTCGTCACCGAGACCGACTTCGCCGGGCAGCGCAGCGCGACGAAGGACATGCGCCGGATGCCGTCACGGCGGCGCAACGCCGTCGACCTGCTGACGCTCAAGCCCGGCGACTACGTCGTGCACGAGCAGCACGGCGTCGGCCGCTACGTGCAGATGGAGAAGCGCACGGTCAACGGCGGCGAGCGCGAGTACCTCGTGCTCGAGTACGCGAAGGGCGACCAGCTCCGCGTGCCGACCGACTCGCTCGACCTGGTCACGCGCTACGTCGGCGGCGAGGCGCCGACGCTGCACCGCATCGGCGGCTCCGACTGGGCCAAGGCGAAGGGCCGCGCCCGCAAGGCGGTGCGCGAGATCGCCGCCGAGCTGATCCGCCTCTACAGCGCGCGGATGGCCAGCCCCGGCCACCAGTACGGCCCGGACACGCCGTGGCAGCGCGAGCTGGAGGACGCGTTCCCGTACCACGAGACGCCGGACCAGCTCGCCGCCATCAACGAGGTCAAGGCGGACATGGAGTCGCCGGTGCCGATGGACCGCGTCATCTGCGGCGACGTCGGCTACGGCAAGACGGAGATCGCCGTGCGGGCGGCGTTCAAGGCGGTCATGGACGGCAAGCAGGTCGCCGTGCTGGTGCCGACGACGCTGCTCGCGCAGCAGCACTTCCAGACGTTCGCCGAGCGGTTCGCGCAGTTCCCGGTGACGGTGAAGGGCGTGTCGCGGTTCAACACGCAGAAGGAGCAGGACGCGATCCTGGCCGGCGTCGCCGAGGGCACCGTCGACGTCGTCATCGGCACCCACCGGCTGCTGTCGGCCAACACGAAGTTCAAGGACCTCGGGCTGGTCGTCGTGGACGAGGAGCAGCGGTTCGGCGTCGAGCACAAGGAGTACCTGAAGCGGCTGCGCACCAGCGTCGACGTGCTGACGATGAGCGCGACGCCGATCCCGCGCACGCTGGAGATGTCCATCACCGGCATCCGCGAGCTGTCGACCATCGACACCCCGCCGGAGGAGCGGCACCCGGTGCTGACGTTCGTCGGGCCGTACGACGAGAAGCAGATCGGCGCGGCGATCCGCCGCGAGCTGCTGCGCGAGGGTCAGGTGTTCTTCGTGCACAACCGGGTCGACTCGATCGAGAAGGCCGGGCAGCGGCTGCGCGAGCTGGTGCCGGAGGCGCGGGTGCAGACCGCGCACGGCCAGATGAACGAGGACGCGCTGGAACGCGTCATGGTCGACTTCTGGGAGAAGCGGTTCGACGTGCTCGTCTGCACGACGATCGTGGAGAGCGGCCTGGACATCGCCAACGCCAACACGCTGATCGTGGAGCGCGCCGACGCGCTCGGCCTGTCCCAGCTCCACCAGCTCCGCGGCCGGGTCGGCCGCGGCCGCGAGCGCGCGTACGCGTACTTCCTCTCCCCGCCGGAGAAGCCGCTGACCGAGCTGGCGTACGACCGGCTGCAGACGATCGCGCAGAACGCCGAGCTCGGCGCCGGCATGGCCGTCGCGCTGAAGGACCTGGAGATCCGCGGCGCGGGCAACCTCCTCGGCGGCGAGCAGAGCGGCCACATCGCGGCCGTCGGCTTCGACCTCTACGTGCGGCTCGTCGGCGAGGCGGTCGCGGAGTTCAAGGGGGAGGCGAAGGCCGAGGAGGCCGAGGTCAAGGTCAACCTCCCCGTCGACGCCGCCCTGCCGCACTCGTACGTCCCGGAGGAGCGGCTGCGCATCCAGGCGTACGGCCGGATCGCGGCGGCGCACGACGCCGACGCGCTCGCGCAGGTGCGGGAGGAGCTGGCCGACCGGTACGGCCCGCTGCCCGCGCAGGTGGAGAACCTCATGGCGGTCGCGGCGTTCCGCAACAAGGCCCGCGCGCTCGGCATCACCGAGGTGTCGGTGCAGGGCAGCGCCGTCCGGCTCGCGCCGTTCGAGCTGCGCGAGAGCCAGACGCTGCGGCTGCAACGCCTCTACAAGGGGGCGATCGTGAAGCAGGCCGTGCGCACCGTCTTAGTGCCGAAGCCGGACGTACGGGACACTGCTCTCCTCGACTGGTGCACCGAGCTGCTCGACGTCGTCCTCGAAGGGGCCACAACGTGA
- a CDS encoding GNAT family N-acetyltransferase — translation MIARAFVHDPLLVHLLPTEEARERLMTGHLSGLVRRYALGGEAWRTGDLAGVACWVAPGRDLPAGGPPGEQRARLVAAVGTAVAEAFDAVGAHAYEQRRSLGLPPHWYLAFLAVEPEHQGRGVGSALVAPVLARAEAAGETCVLETFVERNVRFYERLGFAVRAECTAPVAGLTYWLMTRGPVA, via the coding sequence GTGATCGCGCGCGCGTTCGTCCACGACCCGTTGCTGGTCCACCTGCTGCCCACGGAGGAGGCCAGGGAGCGGCTGATGACCGGGCACCTCAGCGGGCTGGTCCGCCGGTACGCGCTCGGCGGCGAGGCGTGGCGCACCGGCGACCTGGCCGGCGTCGCCTGCTGGGTCGCGCCGGGCCGCGACCTGCCGGCGGGCGGGCCGCCGGGGGAGCAGCGCGCCCGGCTGGTGGCGGCGGTCGGCACCGCGGTGGCGGAGGCGTTCGACGCGGTCGGCGCGCACGCCTACGAGCAGCGGCGCTCGCTCGGCCTGCCGCCGCACTGGTACCTCGCGTTCCTCGCGGTCGAGCCGGAGCACCAGGGCCGCGGGGTCGGCTCGGCGCTGGTCGCGCCGGTGCTGGCGCGGGCCGAGGCGGCGGGGGAGACCTGCGTGCTGGAGACGTTCGTCGAGCGCAACGTCCGCTTCTACGAGCGGCTCGGCTTCGCGGTGCGCGCGGAGTGCACGGCGCCGGTCGCCGGGCTGACCTACTGGCTGATGACGCGGGGGCCGGTCGCGTGA
- the pth gene encoding aminoacyl-tRNA hydrolase has protein sequence MAEGPALVVGLGNPGPRYAGNRHNVGFLVLDELARRVGGSFKAHRGRADVIEARLGERRVVLAKPKSYMNESGGPVASLRDFFKVPPADIVVVHDELDIPFAALRLKLGGGDNGHNGLKSITKSIGSREYHRLRFGIGRPPGRQDPADFVLTDFSTVERRELPFQLDRAADAIEALLAEGLAAAQNRFHADEVPR, from the coding sequence GTGGCCGAGGGGCCGGCGCTCGTCGTCGGGCTCGGCAACCCGGGGCCGCGCTACGCCGGCAACCGGCACAACGTCGGCTTCCTGGTGCTCGACGAGCTCGCGCGGCGCGTGGGCGGGTCGTTCAAGGCGCACCGCGGCCGGGCGGACGTCATCGAGGCGCGGCTCGGCGAGCGGCGGGTCGTGCTCGCGAAGCCGAAGTCGTACATGAACGAGTCCGGCGGCCCGGTGGCGTCGCTGCGCGACTTCTTCAAGGTGCCGCCCGCGGACATCGTCGTCGTGCACGACGAGCTGGACATCCCGTTCGCGGCGCTGCGGCTCAAGCTCGGCGGCGGCGACAACGGCCACAACGGCCTGAAGTCGATCACCAAGTCGATCGGCAGCCGCGAGTACCACCGGCTGCGCTTCGGCATCGGCCGCCCGCCGGGCCGGCAGGACCCGGCCGACTTCGTGCTGACCGACTTCTCGACGGTCGAACGCCGCGAGCTGCCGTTCCAGCTCGACCGCGCGGCCGACGCGATCGAGGCGCTGCTGGCGGAGGGGCTGGCGGCCGCGCAGAACCGGTTCCACGCGGACGAGGTGCCGCGCTGA
- a CDS encoding 50S ribosomal protein L25/general stress protein Ctc: MSEVRIAAEPRTEFGKGGARRTRRAGKVPAVLYGHGADVRHIALPARELMHAFKGEGGANVLLSLDLPDGRELALPRQVQRDPLRGDLTHVDLLLVRSGEKVAVDVPIVLTGEAPAAKAGGALDQQATFLHVEAEATHIPTQFEVDISGLDEIGGHGITAADVALPEGVTLLSDPEAIVVHVVGAAPEEAEVTEAVDEAQEADTSAGTGEPAEGETPAGE, from the coding sequence GTGTCCGAGGTCCGCATCGCCGCCGAGCCGCGCACCGAGTTCGGCAAGGGTGGCGCGCGCCGCACCCGCCGGGCCGGCAAGGTCCCCGCCGTCCTCTACGGCCACGGCGCCGACGTGCGGCACATCGCGCTGCCCGCCCGCGAGCTGATGCACGCGTTCAAGGGCGAGGGCGGCGCCAACGTCCTCCTCTCGCTGGACCTGCCCGACGGCCGCGAGCTGGCACTGCCCCGCCAGGTGCAGCGCGACCCGCTGCGCGGCGACCTGACGCACGTCGACCTGCTGCTCGTCCGCAGCGGCGAGAAGGTGGCCGTCGACGTCCCGATCGTGCTCACCGGCGAGGCCCCCGCGGCGAAGGCGGGCGGCGCGCTGGACCAGCAGGCGACGTTCCTCCACGTCGAGGCCGAGGCGACGCACATCCCCACGCAGTTCGAGGTCGACATCTCCGGGCTGGACGAGATCGGCGGCCACGGCATCACCGCGGCCGACGTCGCGCTGCCCGAGGGCGTCACGCTGCTCAGCGACCCGGAGGCGATCGTCGTCCACGTCGTGGGCGCGGCGCCCGAGGAGGCCGAGGTCACCGAGGCCGTGGACGAGGCGCAGGAGGCGGACACCTCCGCCGGCACCGGCGAGCCGGCCGAGGGCGAGACCCCGGCCGGCGAGTAG